Below is a window of Dethiosulfovibrio salsuginis DNA.
CGGACATCTGGAGAAAAGCGTTTTTGGAGATAGGCTGTCGATCGTGAAATTTAACCAACTGGGCGTAAATCGCCCTCTCCGCAGGAAGATTTACCCCCAGGGCTAGGGCATCGGTTCCGACGACAACGTCTATTATTCTCTCCCTATAGGCCCTCTCGACGAGCAACTTCTCTTTAGGCAGAAGGCTACCGTGATAGACACCTATGCCTTTGAACATACATCGCCTTATGCCCTGTACTTCAAGTATCCAGGCGAGATCCTCCAGTCTTCTTCGACGACTTTCATCGAACCGTAGCCTCCGCTCCGCGATAATATCGGCTATCTGCTGAGCGCCTTTTTGGGAGAAAACAAACACGAGAGCGTCTTTTATATCTCCAGGATCTATGGGGCTATCGCAAAAGGATAGTTCTGTTACCCTTTCGTGGGATTCGTAGAGGGCAAAATCCCTGCCGGTTATACGGTTCAGGTAACCTTGTACCCTCTGGGAGCCGCCGAAAGTCGCCGACATCACCAATATAGGAACGTCAAAGTCGGTATACCTTATTCCGTCTATGTAGGCACGACTTCTATCGTTTTCCCCAAAGATATAGTGAAACTCGTCGACTATTAGCTTTATACCCTTTGTTCCAGCATATTTTAAGGCGTAGATCTCCTGGGTACAGCACACGATAGGGGCTTCGGCGTTTTTTTTAAAATCCCCTGTCTCTATGCCTGTGTCGAACCCCATTGAGATGAGATCCATATACCTTTCGTTACTAAGCGCCTTTATGGGAGCGGTAAATATAACCTTTTCCCCTTGAGGAACCTCCATAGCCTTTCCCTCTAGGTCGAATAGGCCTGCCCACAGATATGCCACCCAGGTCTTCCCCGTCCCGGTAGGAGCGGATAGAACGGCACTTCGGCCTTTTATGTGATCGTAAGCCTCTCTCTGCCACCGATAAAGCTCCCCTACCAGCCCTATTTTGTCCGCTAAAACACTTTCGTTACGCTGTTCCAAAGAAAACAACCTCCCGTCGTCAAGGCCAAAGGTTCGACCTTAGGGTCCATTATAAATGACTTTGGAATTTTCCTATCGCAAAAAAGAGAAATAGTGTAAAATACGCCAGCTTGGTCCACTACGGACCAAATTTATCACGAGAGGGTGGTGTATATGTCAGCTCCAGAGAACTACGGTTTTGATCTGGATGGTTTTATATCCAGGGAGCGCTTCGAAAAAATGAGGGAGTTTCTAAGGGATAAAGAGACCCCCTGCCTACTGCTTGACCTTAAAGCGGTGGAAAAAAACTATGACGAACTTGTCAGAACCATGCCCTACGCGAAGATACACTACGCCATAAAGGCCAATCCCCACGAGAAGCTGCTCAAGATGTTGGTCGATAAGGGGTGTAACTTCGACTTCGCATCGGTCCCGGAGCTTGACATGATAATGAGGCTAGGAGCTACGCCCGATAGGCTTAGCTACGGCCACACCATAAAAAAATCGGAACATATAGCCTACGCCTACGACAAAGGCATCAGGCTGTTCGCCACCGACTCGGAGGACGACCTAAAAAGGATAGCCAAAAACGCCCCTGGCTCTAAAGTCTTTTTCAGGTTGTTTATGGAGTGTAGCGGAGCGGACTGGTCTCTGTCCAGAAAGTTTGGAGCCCACCCGGATACGATATTTCAGCTGATCCAGATGTCCAAGGACCTGGACGTAGTTCCATGGGGATTGTCTTTCCACGTAGGCTCTCAACAAAGGGATATCGGTCAGTGGGGGAGCGCGATAGCAAGCTGCCGGTATCTTTTCGACTCGGCAAAAGAGCTTGGGATAACCTTAAAAATGATAAACCTGGGAGGAGGGTTTCCTGCACCTTACACCCAGCCCACCGCTCCCTTGGAGATGTACACCAAAGAGGTTACCCGCTTTTTGGTCGAGGACTTTCCCGACGGTATGCCCGAGATAATTACCGAGCCAGGAAGATCGTTGGTAGGCAACTGTGGGATACTCGTCAGCCAGGTGGTCCTCAAATCCAAAAAAGACACCTATAACCCCCATAGCTGGCTATACATCGACGCAGGGAAGTTCGGCGGCCTTTACGAGACCATAGACGAGTCGATCAAATACCCAATATACTCGGAGAAAACCGGACCGACAGGGGAGTACATAATAGCAGGACCGACCTGCGACAGCATGGATATACTCTACGAAAACACTAAATATGTTTTGCCCGAAAATCTGGAGGAAGGGGACAGACTCTATTTCCTCTCCACAGGTGCCTACGTCAACTCCTGTTCCTTAGAGAGCTTCAACGGATTCAAACCTCCTAAAGTCTACATCTACGACGAAGATTAAACGATAAAGGGAGGCCCTAACTCGAGCCTCCCTTTATCGCCTCCTCAGGAGGCTAAAATATCTCTTTTAAGAAACAGCTTGAAACCGTTGATTCCCCAGACAACCAGTATCACCGATGCGGCGACATATCTCGCCCTGTCGTCGGGATAAAAAGCCACCAAACCAGCCAGAAAAGAGACCACCCTGGAGCAAGTACCGATGTTATCGATAGCCCATCCCTGAATGGCGGAGGCCATGCCTATAACCCCTAGAACCGCGACGGCAAAAACCGGTAAAAAACCTACGCCTTCGCCACGGAGGAGGAAAATCGGATCATACACGAAGGCAAAGGGAAGTATATAGGCCACGACCCCGATCGACGTAGCGGTAAAACCGGTTCTAAGAGGATCGGACTTCGCGATACCTGCGGCGGTAAAGGAGGCAAGGCACACAGGGGGAGTTATATCCGCCATGATCCCAAAATAGAAAACGAACATATGGGCCGCTAAAGGTAACACCCCCAGCTTCATCAACGCCGGGGCTATTACCGTGCTGGTAACTATGTAGTTGGCGGTCGTAGGTAGCCCCATTCCCATGACCAAACAGGCCACCATAGCGACCACCAGAGTCAGAAACAGACTGCCACCGGCCAGATCCATTATGTTCACCGATACTGTCATCCCTAGAGCGGTCAAGGTAGCCACACCGACGACTATACCGACTACACCGCAAGCCACAGCCACGGAGAGAGCGTTGTAAGCACCGTCGGCCATAGCGTCCAGAATCTCCCCTAAGGACATCCTTGTATGTGACCTGATAGATGCCGAAAGAACTACCGTCACAGTACCCCAAAAGGCCGCCGCTAAAGGAGTATAATTTTTAAAAAGCATAACTATTATTACCACTATAGGCAGCAGCAAGTGGCCGTCTCGTAAAAGCACGTCACCAGTATTGGGGATCTCTTCCCGATCGACCCCAGCAAGGTCCTTTTTCTTGGCCCTGAAATGGACGTTTGAGAGCACCGCTCCGTAGTAAAGAAGGGCAGGTAAAATAGCGGCCTTAGCTATCTCCAGGTAGGGAATGCCCAAGAACTGGGTCATAACAAAGGCTCCAGCTCCCATTATAGGCGGCATCAGCTGGCCTCCGGTGGAAGCACAGGCCTCAACCGCCCCGGCAAACCTTCCCTCGTAACCGACCCTCTTCATCATAGGAATGGTCATCGCACCTGTCGTGGCGACGTTGCCGACTGAAGAGCCGCTTATAGTGCCTAAAAGAGCCGACGCCAACACCGCCACCTTCGCAGGCCCCCCTGGAGCCGATCCCGCCAAGGCCATAGAGAGGTCGTTAAAAAGCCTTACACCTCCCCCTGCGGCGAGAAAAGATCCGAACAGGATAAAGACGAATACATAGGTAGCAGACACGCCAACAGCTACCCCGTATATTCCCTCGGTGGTGAGGTACATCTGCTGAATAACCCTGTTTAAGGAGAATCCTCTGTGCATAAATACCCCAGGAGCATACCGCCCCCAAAGGGCATAGATTAGAAACAATATCCCTAAAAAAGGCAATACCCTTCCAGCAACCCTCCTTCCGGCCTCAAGGACAGTAACTATCATCAGCACCCCGAGAACTATCTCATATGGCTGGACCATAGCTCCTCTTTGGGCGATAACGTCGTGAAAGAGAGCTATGTAACCGGACACCCCTCCAGCCAAAAAAGCCATAGCCCAGTCTATCCAGCTTGGACGCCCCATAAGGGGAAAGGCTATATA
It encodes the following:
- a CDS encoding DEAD/DEAH box helicase; translation: MEQRNESVLADKIGLVGELYRWQREAYDHIKGRSAVLSAPTGTGKTWVAYLWAGLFDLEGKAMEVPQGEKVIFTAPIKALSNERYMDLISMGFDTGIETGDFKKNAEAPIVCCTQEIYALKYAGTKGIKLIVDEFHYIFGENDRSRAYIDGIRYTDFDVPILVMSATFGGSQRVQGYLNRITGRDFALYESHERVTELSFCDSPIDPGDIKDALVFVFSQKGAQQIADIIAERRLRFDESRRRRLEDLAWILEVQGIRRCMFKGIGVYHGSLLPKEKLLVERAYRERIIDVVVGTDALALGVNLPAERAIYAQLVKFHDRQPISKNAFLQMSGRAGRKGLFEKGYVTWMDKSPAEAFGVRTSEVFRALVKAPMEEASVELRPNFGAILKGSSTVENEANIVASGSLPELSFRRVFGDIKRAMRIIEGSLEKIVPGEKERFRAILADVWYGEMEVEQNLDMAELFFWGVDSDGYVHPDGITASEILLKYERNELQALLKVKRFNNALPQDYKLSHMDQVDEAIMDIDPTVFGFEEKIKEMDSTKVELPEAQHRKSNGGARKGKKKEKQGGRGSGRNRRKGR
- a CDS encoding type III PLP-dependent enzyme is translated as MSAPENYGFDLDGFISRERFEKMREFLRDKETPCLLLDLKAVEKNYDELVRTMPYAKIHYAIKANPHEKLLKMLVDKGCNFDFASVPELDMIMRLGATPDRLSYGHTIKKSEHIAYAYDKGIRLFATDSEDDLKRIAKNAPGSKVFFRLFMECSGADWSLSRKFGAHPDTIFQLIQMSKDLDVVPWGLSFHVGSQQRDIGQWGSAIASCRYLFDSAKELGITLKMINLGGGFPAPYTQPTAPLEMYTKEVTRFLVEDFPDGMPEIITEPGRSLVGNCGILVSQVVLKSKKDTYNPHSWLYIDAGKFGGLYETIDESIKYPIYSEKTGPTGEYIIAGPTCDSMDILYENTKYVLPENLEEGDRLYFLSTGAYVNSCSLESFNGFKPPKVYIYDED
- a CDS encoding TRAP transporter permease, with amino-acid sequence MKSLLDKYGPIRGRFLFLLLVSMSAYHLYSAGFGLLPTEIHHAIHLTFALVAVYIAFPLMGRPSWIDWAMAFLAGGVSGYIALFHDVIAQRGAMVQPYEIVLGVLMIVTVLEAGRRVAGRVLPFLGILFLIYALWGRYAPGVFMHRGFSLNRVIQQMYLTTEGIYGVAVGVSATYVFVFILFGSFLAAGGGVRLFNDLSMALAGSAPGGPAKVAVLASALLGTISGSSVGNVATTGAMTIPMMKRVGYEGRFAGAVEACASTGGQLMPPIMGAGAFVMTQFLGIPYLEIAKAAILPALLYYGAVLSNVHFRAKKKDLAGVDREEIPNTGDVLLRDGHLLLPIVVIIVMLFKNYTPLAAAFWGTVTVVLSASIRSHTRMSLGEILDAMADGAYNALSVAVACGVVGIVVGVATLTALGMTVSVNIMDLAGGSLFLTLVVAMVACLVMGMGLPTTANYIVTSTVIAPALMKLGVLPLAAHMFVFYFGIMADITPPVCLASFTAAGIAKSDPLRTGFTATSIGVVAYILPFAFVYDPIFLLRGEGVGFLPVFAVAVLGVIGMASAIQGWAIDNIGTCSRVVSFLAGLVAFYPDDRARYVAASVILVVWGINGFKLFLKRDILAS